In a genomic window of Sphingomonas lutea:
- a CDS encoding tetratricopeptide repeat protein — protein MESLRSITGVAVSAAALLLPIHAAQAQRQLPPSPEQRIDRLERQLQQIQRQVFPRGRPADTAGFADEPAATQSSVATLNQRLESLERQMADILRLSEENGNQLRTMSADLARSRDEQQQRINGLEQRIADAAAAAAAAPVVDPAATPAVTRPPATRPPATRPSTTGAASPATGGPAVPAATADAGEEAYTAGFKLWEAGKLDPAIRELRAFTAAYPRHRRVSYANNLIGRALLDQGQHRAAADALLSNYRNNPRGERAADSLFYLGQSLMKLGQPGQACKAYQELDAVYGAKVRADLRKQVDEAKASASCS, from the coding sequence GTGGAAAGCTTGCGTTCGATCACCGGCGTTGCCGTCAGCGCGGCCGCCTTGCTGCTTCCGATCCATGCAGCGCAGGCGCAGCGCCAGCTGCCGCCGTCCCCCGAACAGCGCATCGACCGGCTCGAGCGGCAGCTGCAGCAGATCCAGCGCCAGGTGTTCCCGCGCGGACGGCCCGCCGATACCGCGGGCTTCGCGGATGAACCCGCCGCCACGCAATCGTCCGTCGCGACGCTCAACCAGCGGCTGGAATCGCTCGAACGCCAGATGGCGGACATCCTTCGCCTGTCGGAGGAGAACGGTAACCAGCTGCGCACCATGTCCGCCGACCTCGCCCGCTCGCGGGATGAGCAACAGCAGCGCATCAATGGCCTTGAGCAGCGTATTGCCGATGCCGCAGCCGCGGCGGCAGCGGCCCCCGTCGTCGACCCGGCGGCAACCCCGGCCGTCACGCGTCCGCCCGCAACTCGTCCGCCGGCGACCCGGCCCTCGACGACTGGCGCGGCCAGTCCGGCCACGGGCGGCCCCGCGGTTCCGGCCGCGACGGCCGACGCCGGCGAGGAAGCCTATACGGCGGGATTCAAGCTGTGGGAGGCGGGCAAGCTCGACCCCGCCATCCGCGAGTTGCGCGCGTTCACCGCGGCCTATCCCAGGCATCGCCGCGTCAGCTATGCCAACAACCTCATCGGCCGGGCCTTGCTCGACCAGGGGCAGCACCGCGCGGCGGCGGACGCCCTGCTGTCAAATTATCGCAACAATCCGCGCGGCGAACGGGCGGCGGACAGCCTCTTCTATCTCGGCCAGTCGCTGATGAAGCTCGGTCAGCCCGGCCAGGCGTGCAAGGCCTATCAGGAACTCGATGCCGTTTATGGTGCGAAGGTGCGCGCCGACCTGCGCAAGCAGGTCGATGAGGCCAAGGCCAGCGCCAGCTGCAGCTGA
- a CDS encoding helix-turn-helix domain-containing protein, whose protein sequence is MDEESVETETLTVGQRLRVAREEKKLSLEDIASQTRIPRRHLESLEQSAWDQLPAPTYTIGFARSYASAVGLDRAEIAEDLRGELGGQRTPAMAPAEVFEPADPARTMPKWLVLGAIVAVIAIVLLMSWLNERSLTAGEDPAASAPVAAATAPPAAPAPSPAQPQAAQGPVVLTANAPAWIQITDNGRTLFSGELAAGQRYEVPATATAPLLKAGKPEALQITVGGQPAPQVGPPGRVASNVSLAPADLMRGPSPATTATPG, encoded by the coding sequence CTTTGACGGTCGGGCAGCGCTTGCGCGTCGCGCGTGAGGAAAAGAAGCTCAGCCTTGAGGATATCGCCAGCCAAACGCGCATTCCGCGCCGCCATCTCGAAAGTCTCGAGCAAAGCGCCTGGGATCAGCTTCCGGCACCCACCTACACCATCGGCTTCGCGCGCAGCTATGCCAGCGCGGTAGGCCTGGACCGGGCCGAAATTGCCGAGGATTTGCGGGGCGAACTGGGCGGGCAGCGAACGCCGGCCATGGCCCCCGCCGAAGTGTTCGAACCTGCCGATCCGGCGCGGACCATGCCCAAGTGGCTGGTGCTGGGCGCGATCGTCGCGGTGATTGCAATCGTGCTGCTGATGAGCTGGCTCAATGAGCGTTCGCTGACCGCGGGCGAAGATCCAGCGGCGAGTGCGCCGGTGGCCGCGGCCACCGCGCCGCCCGCGGCTCCGGCGCCTTCGCCAGCGCAGCCGCAAGCCGCGCAGGGTCCGGTGGTATTGACCGCCAATGCGCCCGCCTGGATCCAGATCACCGACAATGGCCGCACCCTGTTTTCGGGTGAGCTTGCCGCCGGACAAAGATACGAGGTGCCGGCGACGGCGACTGCGCCGCTGCTCAAGGCGGGCAAGCCCGAAGCGCTGCAGATCACGGTCGGCGGGCAGCCGGCGCCGCAAGTGGGTCCGCCGGGCCGGGTCGCATCGAACGTCAGCCTCGCTCCGGCCGATTTGATGCGCGGCCCGTCGCCCGCGACCACGGCGACCCCGGGCTAA